A region of Rattus rattus isolate New Zealand chromosome 7, Rrattus_CSIRO_v1, whole genome shotgun sequence DNA encodes the following proteins:
- the Vipas39 gene encoding spermatogenesis-defective protein 39 homolog codes for MNRTKGDEEEYWNSSKFKAFTFDDEDDELSQLKESKRAVNSLRDFVDDDDDDDLERVSWTGEPVGSISWSIKETAGSSGSTPEGREQMKGRNSFYTQLPKPPSTYSLSSFFRGRTRPGSFQSLSDALSDTPAKTYAPELGRPKGEYRDYSNDWSLSDTVRRLRQGKVCSLERFRSLQDKLQLLEEAVSMHDGNVITAVLIFLKRTLSKEILFRELEVRQVALRHLIHFLKEIGDQKLLLDLFRFLDRTEELALSHYREHLNIQDPEKRKEFLKTCIGLPFSAEDSAHVQDQYTLLERQIIIEANDRHLESSGQTEIFRKHPRKASILNMPLVTTLFYACFYHYTESEGTFSSPVNLKKTFKIPDRQYVLTALAARAKLRAWNDVDALFTTKNWLGYTKKRAPIGFHRVVEILHKNSAPVQILQEYVNLVEDVDTKLSLATKFKCHDVVIDTCRDLKDRQQLLAYRSKVDKGSAEEEKIDVILSSSQIRWKN; via the exons ATGAACCGGACAAAAGGTGATGAGGAGGAATATTGGAACAGCTCCAAGTTCAAGGCGTTCACttttgatgatgaagatgatgagcTCTCGCAG TTAAAGGAATCCAAACGGGCAGTGAATAGCCTTCGAGACTTCGtggatgacgacgatgacgatgacctGGAGCGAGTCAGCTGGACTGGAGAACCTGTGGGAA GTATCTCATGGTCCATCAAAGAGACTGCTGGGAGTAGCGGGTCAACCCCTGAGGGACGTGAACAGATGAAGGGCCGGAACAGCTTCTACACACAACTACCCAAACCTCCTTCCACCTACTCCCTGAGCAGCTTCTTTAGAG GCAGAACTAGACCTGGGAGTTTCCAGTCCCTTTCTGATG CTCTGTCAGACACACCTGCCAAAACTTATgctccagagctggggaggcctAAGGGAGAGTACAGG GATTACAGCAATGACTGGAGCCTCAGTGATACAGTGCGACGCCTCCGCCAGGGCAAG GTCTGTTCACTAGAGCGCTTCCGCTCCCTCCAGGATAAGCTGCAGCTCCTAGAGGAGGCCGTAAGCATGCATGATGGGAACGTCATCACTGCA GTTCTGATCTTTCTGAAGAGGACCCTGAGCAAAG AGATCCTTTTCCGAGAGCTGGAGGTACGCCAGGTCGCACTGAGACATCTCATccacttccttaaagaaatagggGACCAAAAGCTGCTTTTAGATCTCTTCAG GTTCCTAGATAGAACAGAAGAGCTGGCG CTATCCCATTATCGAGAGCATTTGAACATTCAGGACCCTGAAAAACGGAAAGAATTTCTTAAGACGTGCATTGG TTTGCCCTTTTCAGCGGAAGACTCTGCACATGTGCAAGACCAGTACACGCTGCTGGAGCGCCAGATCATCATCGAG GCCAATGACCGACACCTAGAGTCTTCAGGGCAGACTGAGATCTTCCGGAAGCACCCCCGAAAAGCTTCCATCCTCAACATGCCACTAGTGACGACACTCTTCTACGCCTGCTTCTATCACTACACGGAGTCCGAG GGGACCTTCAGCAGTCCAGTCAACCTGAAGAAAACATTCAAG ATCCCAGACAGACAGTATGTGCTGACAGCCTTGGCTGCGCGGGCCAAGCTTAGAGCCTGGAATGATGTCGACGCCTTGTTCACCACAAAG AACTGGTTGGGTTACACCAAGAAGAGAGCACCCATTGGCTTCCATCGAGTTGTGGAAATTTTGCACAAGAACAGTGCCCCTGTCCAG ATATTGCAGGAATATGTCAATCTGGTGGAAGATGTGGACACAAAGTTGAGCTTAGCCACTAAGTTCAAGTGCCATGACGTTGTCATTGAC ACTTGCCGAGACCTGAAGGATCGTCAACAGTTGCTTGCATACAGGAGCAAAGTAGATAAAGGATCTGCTGAGGAAGAGAAAATCGATGTCATCCTCAGCAGCTCG